A region of Paenimyroides aestuarii DNA encodes the following proteins:
- a CDS encoding ABC transporter substrate-binding protein — translation MNVLKYVLLSVFIAFISCKKATELTNEKINNQIEFANGLEIHNYADFTVMKVTKPWPNAEKSFTYVCAKSNKEIPDSLSKYPFIQVPVKNLVVTSTTHISSVVALNHSDKLVGFPNLNYISSAIVRKKIAQGGIQELSDKENLNFEKTVDLQPQIIVGLSIDSETSKFNQFEKAGIPVLYNADWVETSPLGKAEWVKFFGVLFDQQQKADEYFNNIVSEYTNAKKLVENVRNKPTVLSGAIFQDVWYVPQGESWMAAFIKDAGGHYLWSHTKGTGSLSLSFEAVLDKALNANIWIGPGEFTTYNQMTEANKHYEKFAPYQNKQIFSYSIKKGPTGGIVFYEDAPNRPDLVLKDFISILHPELLSNYKPVFIEPLK, via the coding sequence ATGAATGTTTTAAAATATGTATTACTATCGGTTTTTATAGCTTTTATCAGTTGTAAAAAGGCTACAGAACTCACAAACGAAAAAATTAATAACCAAATTGAATTTGCCAACGGATTAGAAATACACAATTATGCCGATTTCACAGTTATGAAAGTCACCAAACCTTGGCCAAATGCTGAAAAATCGTTTACATACGTTTGTGCAAAATCAAACAAAGAAATTCCTGATAGCTTATCAAAATATCCTTTTATTCAAGTACCTGTAAAAAATTTGGTTGTGACTTCAACCACCCATATATCATCGGTTGTAGCTTTAAATCATTCAGATAAATTAGTAGGATTTCCCAATTTGAATTATATTTCTTCTGCGATTGTTCGAAAAAAAATAGCGCAAGGTGGTATTCAAGAATTGTCTGACAAGGAAAATCTTAATTTTGAGAAAACAGTTGATTTGCAACCTCAAATAATCGTTGGGTTGAGCATTGACAGTGAAACATCTAAATTCAACCAATTTGAAAAAGCTGGTATTCCGGTTTTGTATAATGCCGATTGGGTAGAAACTTCTCCATTAGGAAAAGCAGAATGGGTGAAATTTTTCGGAGTTTTATTTGATCAACAGCAAAAAGCCGATGAATATTTTAACAATATAGTTTCAGAATACACCAATGCCAAGAAGTTGGTAGAGAATGTTCGCAACAAACCAACAGTTTTAAGCGGCGCTATTTTTCAGGATGTTTGGTATGTGCCACAAGGTGAAAGCTGGATGGCAGCGTTTATTAAAGATGCAGGTGGACATTATTTGTGGAGTCATACAAAAGGTACTGGCAGTTTGTCATTGTCATTTGAAGCTGTTCTAGACAAAGCCTTAAACGCCAATATTTGGATTGGTCCTGGTGAATTTACCACTTATAATCAAATGACGGAAGCGAATAAACACTACGAAAAGTTTGCACCTTATCAAAACAAACAAATTTTTTCCTATTCAATAAAAAAAGGACCAACTGGCGGAATTGTCTTTTATGAAGATGCACCCAACCGACCTGATTTGGTGCTAAAAGATTTTATTTCGATTCTTCATCCGGAATTGCTTTCCAATTATAAGCCTGTATTTATTGAACCCCTAAAATAA
- a CDS encoding iron ABC transporter permease, translating into MFKNYLKYHLLLLAFVVIAAICNLMIGSVRIPVLDIIDILTGNFSGKVSWEYIVLEYRLPKLIIACVVGMALSIAGMMMQTLFQNPMAEPYILGVSSGASLGVAICILGKSLFSATVQNYLTGNVAIILFALAGSTLVMLIILGISQRVRQIATLLIIGLMFSSFTSAFVNILAYFSTAEELKKFTFWSLGSLGNISWQQIGFIVPIILTTLSVSFLLNKPLNTLLMGEQYAKTMGLNIQKIKFFIILITCLLVAVCTAFVGPIAFLGLAVPHITRIVYKTTNHFQLFIGNIIIGALLLVVCDIICQLPGEQFILPINAVTSILGAPLVIYLMLRRSKIS; encoded by the coding sequence ATGTTTAAAAACTATTTAAAATATCATTTGTTACTTTTAGCATTCGTGGTAATTGCCGCAATTTGCAATTTAATGATTGGTTCGGTTCGTATTCCGGTGCTTGATATTATTGATATTTTAACGGGTAATTTCTCGGGAAAAGTCAGTTGGGAATACATTGTTTTAGAATACCGATTGCCAAAATTAATCATTGCGTGCGTTGTGGGAATGGCACTTTCAATAGCCGGAATGATGATGCAAACTCTTTTTCAAAACCCCATGGCTGAACCTTATATTTTGGGAGTGAGTTCTGGTGCAAGTTTGGGAGTTGCTATTTGTATTTTAGGGAAAAGTTTATTTTCTGCGACTGTTCAAAATTATTTAACCGGAAATGTAGCCATTATCCTTTTTGCTTTGGCAGGAAGCACCTTGGTTATGCTTATTATCTTAGGAATTTCACAACGTGTTCGGCAAATAGCTACTTTATTAATAATTGGTTTAATGTTCAGTAGTTTTACGAGTGCTTTTGTAAATATTCTGGCTTATTTTTCTACTGCCGAAGAACTAAAAAAATTCACGTTTTGGAGTTTAGGTAGTTTAGGAAATATTTCGTGGCAACAAATAGGCTTTATTGTTCCAATCATTTTAACAACTTTGTCAGTTTCTTTTTTGTTAAACAAACCACTGAATACGCTATTAATGGGAGAGCAATATGCAAAAACCATGGGCTTAAACATACAAAAAATAAAATTTTTTATCATTTTAATCACGTGTTTGTTGGTTGCAGTTTGCACAGCTTTTGTAGGGCCAATAGCTTTTCTGGGTTTAGCCGTACCGCATATTACTCGCATTGTTTATAAAACCACCAATCACTTTCAATTGTTTATTGGTAATATCATAATTGGTGCATTGCTGCTTGTGGTGTGTGATATTATTTGTCAGTTACCTGGAGAACAATTTATATTGCCCATCAATGCGGTAACATCCATATTAGGTGCGCCTTTGGTGATTTATTTGATGTTGAGAAGATCTAAAATTTCATAA
- a CDS encoding universal stress protein encodes MKKILFPTDFSETASNAFVYALKLAQSIDAEIYVLNTYEMPIISTTSAGQPELIQSVYTSIELNHFDTYKKEVPKLRAVAEQLNCGDIPLTFIFEEGILLTILQKIITEEHIDFIVMGTNGNSGFEKKLLGSNTVHVMENVEIPILSVPKKATFKRLNHFGFATMLRESDKAGLQQIIKIAAALKADVKVLHVLRKENPSAMEVLNSWKKEFNATNVSFHTVLNEKLEDSVFFFIDDQLIDLMCIVKRHLNFFEKIFSSSLSKQLSYHADVPVLVLKEQINK; translated from the coding sequence ATGAAAAAGATTCTTTTCCCAACAGATTTTTCTGAAACTGCCAGCAACGCTTTTGTATATGCGTTGAAATTAGCACAAAGTATTGATGCAGAAATTTATGTGTTGAACACCTACGAAATGCCTATTATTTCAACTACTTCAGCAGGTCAACCAGAACTGATTCAAAGTGTTTACACTTCTATTGAGTTGAATCATTTTGATACTTATAAAAAAGAGGTTCCTAAACTGCGAGCAGTGGCAGAACAGTTGAATTGCGGCGATATACCACTCACTTTTATTTTTGAAGAAGGTATATTGCTTACAATTCTGCAAAAAATAATTACCGAAGAACATATTGATTTTATTGTGATGGGAACCAATGGCAACTCGGGTTTTGAAAAAAAACTATTAGGGTCAAACACCGTTCATGTAATGGAAAATGTAGAAATACCTATTTTAAGTGTTCCTAAAAAAGCAACATTTAAACGTTTGAATCATTTTGGTTTTGCAACAATGCTTCGCGAAAGTGATAAAGCTGGTTTGCAGCAAATTATTAAAATTGCAGCAGCTTTGAAAGCAGATGTTAAAGTGTTGCATGTTTTGCGAAAAGAAAACCCAAGCGCAATGGAAGTTTTAAATAGTTGGAAAAAAGAATTTAACGCTACAAACGTAAGTTTTCATACGGTTTTAAATGAAAAATTAGAAGATAGCGTTTTCTTTTTTATCGATGATCAACTGATTGATTTAATGTGTATTGTGAAAAGACATTTAAACTTTTTTGAAAAGATATTTTCAAGCAGTTTAAGCAAGCAGTTATCATATCATGCCGATGTACCTGTTTTGGTATTGAAGGAACAAATAAACAAGTAG
- the mnmE gene encoding tRNA uridine-5-carboxymethylaminomethyl(34) synthesis GTPase MnmE codes for MILNDTIVALASASGAGAIAVIRVSGPKAIETVANIFRSVKGKDLLKQKSHTLHLGYVVENEKVMDQVLVSLFKGSNSYTGEPTVEISCHGSTFIQQEIIQLLLRKGCRMATAGEFTMRSFLNGKMDLSQAEAVADLIASDNEASHQIAMQQMRGGFSNEIAKLREELLNFASLIELELDFSEEDVAFADRTAFRNLVDRIQFVLKRLIDSFAVGNVIKNGIPVAIVGEPNVGKSTLLNALLNEERAIVSDIAGTTRDTIEDELVINGIGFRFIDTAGIRDTKDVVESIGIKKTFEKIEQAQVVLYLFESLKFKVQSSEYIIEIEKIKNQFPLKPLVVVINKMDLLSEDEIQTIKKQLEPLNVKLETISAKNKMGIEELKNTLLSFVNTGVLRNNETVITNSRHYDALLKALEEIQKVQYALDMNISADLMAIDIRQALYYFGEITGEVTNDELLGNIFANFCIGK; via the coding sequence ATGATTTTAAACGATACAATAGTTGCTTTAGCTTCGGCTTCGGGTGCAGGTGCCATAGCCGTGATACGGGTTTCTGGTCCAAAAGCAATAGAAACAGTTGCAAACATATTTCGTTCGGTGAAGGGTAAGGATCTTTTAAAACAGAAATCGCACACCTTGCATTTAGGTTATGTTGTAGAGAATGAAAAGGTTATGGATCAGGTTTTGGTATCCTTGTTTAAAGGTTCCAATTCTTATACAGGCGAGCCAACCGTTGAAATTTCGTGTCATGGCTCAACATTTATTCAACAAGAAATCATACAATTATTGTTAAGGAAAGGTTGCAGAATGGCCACGGCAGGTGAATTTACCATGCGTTCTTTTTTAAACGGAAAAATGGATCTATCACAAGCCGAAGCAGTTGCCGATTTAATTGCATCAGACAACGAAGCATCGCACCAAATAGCCATGCAGCAAATGCGCGGCGGTTTTAGTAACGAAATAGCCAAATTGCGTGAAGAACTGCTAAATTTTGCATCGTTAATCGAATTAGAACTCGATTTTTCAGAGGAAGATGTAGCGTTTGCAGACCGCACAGCTTTTCGAAATTTAGTGGATCGCATTCAATTTGTACTTAAACGATTAATTGACAGTTTTGCCGTTGGAAATGTGATTAAAAACGGAATTCCTGTAGCAATAGTTGGCGAACCAAATGTGGGAAAATCTACGCTTTTAAATGCATTACTAAATGAAGAACGTGCCATTGTATCAGACATTGCCGGCACTACCCGCGACACGATTGAAGATGAATTGGTGATTAATGGAATTGGGTTCCGATTTATTGATACTGCCGGAATTCGAGATACAAAAGACGTAGTGGAAAGCATCGGAATTAAGAAAACGTTCGAAAAAATAGAGCAAGCCCAAGTGGTTTTGTATCTATTTGAAAGTTTAAAGTTTAAAGTTCAAAGCTCGGAATACATTATAGAAATTGAAAAAATAAAAAATCAATTTCCGTTAAAACCTTTGGTTGTTGTGATCAATAAAATGGATTTGCTTTCAGAAGATGAAATTCAAACGATTAAAAAACAACTTGAACCTTTAAACGTTAAGCTTGAAACCATTTCTGCAAAAAATAAAATGGGCATTGAAGAACTGAAAAACACCCTACTATCTTTTGTGAATACAGGTGTGTTGCGAAACAATGAAACTGTAATAACCAATTCGCGCCATTACGATGCATTGCTTAAAGCTTTAGAAGAAATACAAAAGGTGCAGTACGCGCTAGATATGAACATATCTGCCGACCTTATGGCAATCGACATTCGCCAAGCTTTGTACTATTTTGGAGAAATTACTGGCGAAGTAACAAATGATGAATTGTTGGGGAATATTTTTGCGAATTTCTGTATTGGAAAATAA
- a CDS encoding DUF421 domain-containing protein, protein MKDLFFKNWESLYHILICGTIAYLSLFIFIKISGKRTLAKLNAFDFVVSVTLGSILSSIILLKVSIAEGLTGLFIIISLQYLLAFLAKKSDTMEKVINSTPSLLFYNGKFLNDALQKELITKEEVYAEIRSYKIEKIEDVRAVVLELNGDMTVVKKSDVLNKKTSLKDIIKE, encoded by the coding sequence ATGAAAGACTTATTCTTCAAAAATTGGGAAAGTTTGTACCACATACTAATTTGTGGAACAATAGCGTATTTAAGCCTCTTTATATTCATTAAAATATCTGGGAAAAGAACATTAGCCAAATTAAATGCATTCGATTTTGTGGTATCTGTAACACTTGGGTCTATATTATCGTCTATTATTTTATTAAAAGTATCGATTGCCGAAGGATTAACCGGTCTTTTTATAATCATCTCGTTGCAATACCTATTAGCTTTTCTTGCTAAAAAATCAGATACAATGGAAAAAGTAATTAATTCCACACCAAGCCTTTTATTTTACAATGGAAAATTTTTAAACGATGCTCTACAAAAGGAACTGATTACAAAAGAGGAAGTTTATGCCGAAATCAGGAGTTATAAAATTGAGAAAATTGAGGATGTACGTGCCGTGGTATTGGAACTTAATGGAGATATGACCGTAGTAAAAAAATCGGATGTATTGAATAAAAAAACTTCTTTAAAAGATATAATCAAAGAATAA
- a CDS encoding thiol-disulfide oxidoreductase DCC family protein — translation MNDIYILLYDGECGFCNYWVNWVMRNDKKGVINFASLQGDFGQNFLSKNNLPLDKFNTLYLIHPNGKTYKKSDAILKIGSLLKGWYKWFGIFKIIPKVIRDKIYDLVAKNRKHIRTDNCTLPTKEQRARFIN, via the coding sequence ATGAATGATATATATATTTTATTATACGATGGCGAATGTGGATTCTGTAATTATTGGGTGAATTGGGTGATGCGTAATGATAAAAAAGGGGTTATCAACTTCGCATCTTTGCAAGGAGATTTTGGACAAAATTTTCTTTCAAAAAACAATTTACCTTTAGATAAATTCAACACCTTGTATTTAATTCACCCAAACGGTAAAACATACAAAAAGTCGGATGCTATTTTAAAAATAGGTAGCTTGTTAAAAGGCTGGTATAAATGGTTTGGTATTTTTAAGATAATTCCCAAAGTAATTCGCGATAAAATTTATGATTTAGTAGCAAAGAATCGAAAGCACATCCGTACTGATAACTGCACACTACCAACAAAAGAACAACGTGCACGCTTTATTAATTAG
- a CDS encoding YciE/YciF ferroxidase family protein — translation MKKEQKTENQNSQNTRMVSPKSSAAEGLRSLFIDELKDIVYAERALLKALPKMANNCSSIKLKKAIETHVNVTEQQVERLRKVFDILDESDRGKKCDAMEGLIKEGESILEETEPGAVRDAAIISASQKIEHYEIASYGTLVAFAKTLGEEEVASLLEETLNEEKDADITLTKAAYNDINFDATEQE, via the coding sequence ATGAAAAAGGAACAAAAAACAGAAAACCAAAATTCACAAAATACCAGAATGGTAAGCCCTAAAAGTTCAGCTGCTGAAGGCTTAAGATCCTTGTTTATTGATGAACTAAAGGATATTGTGTATGCCGAGCGAGCGCTCTTAAAGGCATTGCCTAAAATGGCTAATAACTGTAGCAGCATCAAACTTAAGAAAGCAATTGAAACTCATGTAAATGTTACAGAACAACAAGTGGAACGTTTGCGTAAAGTTTTTGATATATTAGATGAATCAGACCGAGGAAAAAAATGTGATGCCATGGAGGGTTTGATTAAAGAAGGAGAGAGTATTTTAGAAGAAACCGAACCAGGTGCGGTTCGTGATGCTGCCATTATTTCTGCTTCACAAAAAATAGAGCATTATGAAATTGCTTCCTATGGTACTTTAGTAGCATTTGCAAAAACCTTAGGCGAAGAGGAAGTAGCCTCTTTGCTAGAAGAAACACTGAACGAAGAAAAAGATGCCGATATAACGCTCACGAAAGCAGCTTATAACGACATAAACTTTGATGCCACTGAGCAGGAATAA
- a CDS encoding type I restriction-modification system subunit M, translated as MAKKVQTKSTEEILWDSANKLRGSVEPSEYKHVVLSLIFLKFANDKFLRRRQELINEHKEAFLDIPEFYQAENVFYLPSASRWSFIIENAKQEDITLKIDSALKTIERTNKSLEGALPDNYFSRLGLDQSKFSALLDTINNIDTLKDEAQDIVGRVYEYFLSKFAIAEGKGKGEFYTPKSIVNLIAEMIEPYKGKIYDPSCGSGGMFVQSLKFIEKHQGNKKDISIYGQELTNTTFKLAKMNLAIRGISANLGNKAADTFGDDQHKELKADYIMANPPFNLKDWRAENELTDDARWAGYEVPPKSNANYAWILTMISKLSQNGVAGFILANGALSGGGEEYKIRKQIIENDLVEAIVILPRAMFYSTDISVTLWILNRNKNERTFEVNDGIKNYRNRKGEVLFMDLRQKGEPFEKKFVQFGEEEITAIATHYHNWQQQNWKETYQDIPEYSYSASLEDIRKKDYSLVPSKYIEFVNRDENIDYDTQMQSLQSELKDLFQQEEALKHEVYNVFKTLGYEL; from the coding sequence ATGGCTAAAAAAGTTCAAACAAAAAGTACCGAAGAAATCTTATGGGATTCTGCCAATAAATTACGTGGTTCTGTAGAACCGTCTGAATACAAACACGTGGTTTTGAGTCTCATCTTCCTCAAATTTGCGAATGATAAATTTCTGAGACGAAGACAAGAACTCATCAACGAACACAAAGAAGCTTTTTTGGATATTCCCGAATTTTATCAGGCGGAAAATGTGTTTTACCTCCCGTCAGCCTCCCGTTGGTCTTTTATCATCGAGAACGCAAAACAAGAAGATATTACGTTGAAAATTGATTCTGCACTGAAAACCATTGAACGCACCAATAAATCTTTGGAAGGCGCTTTGCCCGACAATTATTTTTCACGCTTAGGTTTGGATCAGTCTAAGTTTTCGGCTTTGTTGGATACCATAAACAATATTGATACGCTAAAAGATGAAGCGCAAGATATTGTGGGGCGTGTGTATGAATATTTCCTGAGCAAATTTGCGATAGCCGAAGGAAAAGGAAAAGGTGAATTCTACACGCCAAAAAGCATTGTGAACCTGATTGCCGAAATGATTGAACCTTACAAAGGAAAAATCTACGATCCTTCTTGCGGTTCGGGTGGTATGTTTGTGCAATCGTTGAAGTTTATTGAAAAACATCAGGGAAACAAAAAAGATATTTCCATTTATGGACAAGAACTGACCAATACCACATTTAAACTGGCAAAAATGAACCTTGCCATTCGTGGCATTTCTGCTAATTTAGGCAATAAAGCAGCCGATACTTTTGGCGATGACCAGCACAAAGAGTTGAAAGCCGACTACATCATGGCAAATCCGCCTTTTAATTTAAAAGATTGGCGTGCTGAAAACGAATTAACAGACGATGCACGTTGGGCAGGATACGAAGTACCGCCAAAGTCTAATGCTAATTATGCATGGATTTTGACCATGATTTCAAAGTTGTCTCAAAATGGAGTTGCCGGATTTATCTTGGCGAACGGTGCACTTTCTGGCGGTGGCGAAGAATATAAAATCCGTAAACAGATTATCGAAAATGATTTGGTGGAAGCTATTGTGATTTTACCACGAGCAATGTTTTATTCTACCGATATTTCGGTTACGCTTTGGATTCTGAACCGCAATAAAAACGAAAGAACGTTTGAAGTGAATGACGGCATTAAAAATTACCGTAACCGCAAAGGCGAAGTGCTGTTTATGGATTTGCGCCAAAAAGGAGAACCATTTGAGAAGAAGTTTGTTCAGTTTGGCGAAGAAGAAATTACAGCAATAGCAACTCATTACCACAATTGGCAACAGCAAAATTGGAAAGAAACCTATCAGGATATTCCTGAATATTCATACAGTGCCAGTCTGGAAGACATCCGTAAAAAAGATTATTCGCTAGTACCTAGTAAATACATTGAGTTTGTAAACCGTGATGAAAACATAGATTACGATACCCAAATGCAAAGTTTACAAAGCGAATTAAAAGACTTGTTTCAGCAAGAAGAAGCATTAAAACACGAAGTTTATAATGTATTTAAAACTTTGGGATATGAGTTATAA
- a CDS encoding restriction endonuclease subunit S, giving the protein MSYKKLGKYIKLIDNRNRDLSDAPLLGVSVQKRFITSVANTIGSDMSKYKLIEKNNFVYIPDTSRRGDKIGIALLKDFDEAMISQAYTSFKIIDENELSPDYLMMWFSRPEFDRYARYHSIGSVREVFDWKDMCEVELPIPSIEEQRKIVAQYQSIANKIKVNEQICEKLEATAQALYKHWFVDFEFPSPLTPNGGIVPYKSSGGKMVWNEELGKEIPEGWEVGKLETVSNLKYGKMLDSDKFLTAGYPVFSGYGVRGYYSEYMYEEPQILVLCRGVSGTGEVKLSPNFSYITNLSIVVELQENVMSKFFTYYYLKNDDLRTLDSGSAQSMITTGDLYFRNILKPKYTIQVQFDNQISKLHNCKEILKRQNQKLAQLQSLLLSRLAVGEEEKKKIAV; this is encoded by the coding sequence ATGAGTTATAAAAAGCTAGGAAAATATATTAAATTAATAGATAATCGGAATAGGGATTTATCAGATGCCCCACTATTAGGAGTTTCTGTGCAAAAAAGATTCATAACATCAGTAGCCAATACAATTGGGTCCGATATGTCAAAATATAAATTGATTGAGAAAAATAACTTCGTTTATATACCAGATACATCTAGGAGAGGCGATAAAATAGGTATAGCATTATTAAAAGATTTTGATGAGGCTATGATTTCTCAGGCTTATACCAGTTTTAAAATTATTGATGAAAATGAACTCTCTCCTGATTATTTGATGATGTGGTTCTCACGACCAGAATTTGATCGATATGCGAGATACCATTCTATTGGAAGTGTTAGAGAAGTTTTTGATTGGAAAGATATGTGTGAAGTTGAATTACCTATTCCGAGCATCGAAGAACAGCGAAAGATTGTGGCGCAATACCAAAGCATCGCCAACAAAATAAAAGTCAACGAGCAGATTTGCGAAAAACTGGAAGCCACTGCGCAGGCTTTGTATAAACATTGGTTTGTAGATTTTGAGTTTCCAAGCCCCCTAACCCCCAATGGGGGAATAGTGCCGTATAAATCTTCTGGTGGAAAGATGGTTTGGAATGAAGAACTTGGGAAGGAGATTCCGGAGGGGTGGGAAGTTGGAAAGTTGGAAACAGTTTCTAATTTGAAATACGGTAAAATGTTAGATTCTGATAAATTCCTGACTGCTGGATATCCTGTCTTTTCAGGATATGGAGTTCGAGGATATTATTCAGAGTATATGTACGAAGAACCTCAGATTCTTGTTTTGTGTCGAGGAGTTAGTGGAACAGGAGAAGTAAAATTATCACCAAATTTTTCCTATATAACTAATCTTAGTATAGTCGTCGAATTACAAGAAAATGTTATGAGTAAGTTTTTTACTTATTATTATTTGAAAAATGATGATTTAAGAACCTTAGATAGTGGCTCTGCTCAATCTATGATTACAACGGGAGATTTGTATTTTAGAAATATTTTAAAACCAAAATATACTATCCAAGTACAGTTCGATAATCAAATTTCAAAACTGCATAATTGTAAGGAAATTTTAAAAAGACAAAACCAAAAACTCGCACAACTACAAAGTTTGTTGTTGTCACGTTTGGCGGTTGGGGAGGAAGAAAAGAAAAAGATAGCGGTGTAA